Proteins co-encoded in one Verrucomicrobiota bacterium genomic window:
- a CDS encoding trypsin-like peptidase domain-containing protein has protein sequence MNVRTAMLGVLLGATAGMNAEVIQLKDKAAITGKIIAEKKDQVFVDLGYTMLAIPRNQISKIIKNDPLEARSATNAVVVTAEVKSGLYSTASSLPAERSVRELVSQLGQSVVQVRTPGGLGSGFIIQEEGYLITNFHVIEGETQISVEVYQQGAGQLERRTFKQTRIVAINKFADLALLKIEDADAPRFAKVLLGDADLLAVGERVFAIGSPLGLERTVTEGILSTKTREMQGQLYLQTTAQINPGNSGGPLFNLRGEVIGVTNMKINFGEGLGFAIPVELVKYFLNHRDAFAYDNGNPNNAFRYLDPPRKLKTAPAVEAQ, from the coding sequence ATGAACGTGCGTACTGCCATGTTGGGCGTGCTGCTGGGCGCGACCGCCGGAATGAACGCGGAAGTCATTCAATTGAAAGACAAAGCCGCGATTACCGGCAAAATCATTGCGGAAAAGAAGGACCAGGTGTTCGTGGACCTCGGGTACACCATGCTGGCCATCCCGCGCAACCAGATTTCCAAGATCATCAAGAATGACCCGCTGGAAGCCCGCAGCGCCACTAACGCGGTGGTTGTCACTGCCGAAGTCAAATCCGGTTTGTATAGCACCGCCAGCTCTCTGCCCGCCGAGCGTTCGGTGCGGGAGTTGGTGTCCCAACTCGGGCAGTCGGTGGTGCAGGTGCGCACCCCCGGCGGCTTGGGCTCGGGCTTCATCATCCAGGAAGAGGGATACCTGATCACCAACTTTCATGTAATCGAAGGGGAAACCCAGATTTCCGTGGAAGTCTATCAGCAAGGCGCCGGGCAACTGGAACGCCGGACCTTCAAGCAAACGCGCATCGTGGCGATCAATAAGTTCGCCGATCTGGCGCTGCTGAAGATCGAAGACGCGGATGCCCCCAGGTTTGCGAAGGTGCTGTTGGGCGATGCCGACCTGCTAGCGGTGGGCGAACGGGTGTTTGCCATCGGGAGTCCCTTGGGTTTGGAACGCACGGTCACCGAGGGCATCCTGAGCACCAAGACGCGCGAGATGCAGGGGCAGTTGTATTTGCAGACGACCGCGCAGATCAACCCCGGCAATAGCGGCGGGCCGCTGTTCAACCTGCGGGGCGAGGTGATCGGAGTGACGAACATGAAAATCAACTTCGGCGAAGGTCTTGGCTTTGCCATCCCGGTGGAACTGGTGAAATACTTCCTGAATCATCGCGACGCGTTCGCCTACGATAATGGCAACCCCAACAACGCGTTTCGGTATCTCGATCCGCCGCGCAAACTCAAGACGGCGCCGGCGGTGGAAGCCCAATAA
- a CDS encoding SET domain-containing protein, protein MMLAKTQVAPSGIHGMGLFAVEFIPRGTPIWRFQPGFDQEFTPEQFDRLPPEAQAHLHWFAFFSRENGRAILSGDHACFMNHASQPNTGALPEAALAITTVALREIAAGEEITCDYYAFDAKAAAKLGS, encoded by the coding sequence ATGATGCTGGCAAAAACGCAGGTGGCCCCCAGTGGGATTCACGGGATGGGCCTGTTTGCCGTGGAATTCATTCCGCGTGGGACGCCGATCTGGCGGTTCCAGCCGGGCTTTGACCAGGAGTTTACGCCGGAGCAGTTCGACCGCCTGCCGCCAGAGGCGCAAGCGCATCTCCATTGGTTCGCTTTCTTCAGCCGGGAGAACGGGCGGGCCATCCTCAGTGGCGATCATGCCTGTTTCATGAATCATGCCAGCCAGCCCAATACCGGCGCGCTGCCCGAGGCTGCGCTCGCCATCACTACCGTTGCTTTGCGCGAGATAGCCGCCGGCGAGGAAATCACCTGCGATTATTATGCCTTCGATGCCAAAGCGGCGGCGAAGCTTGGCAGTTGA
- a CDS encoding radical SAM protein, which yields MNVFLVYVGDDDFSRVLPEEQSSKSADGRVKVMAFPPLGIQTLAPVLRQRGHQVRMFDTCHPQMKADDIAQAIRQEQPKVIALSFLSTTTYPAVKHMARRLKAEAANIPIIVGGAFATLNADRILEDCADIDCVGRGEGEELLPDYLEHLDAPGSVAGLVWRSNGKVITNAPRPLIRDLDQYPYPDRTSLPIDYIESLPLDVPAVLSLDKFCTVQTSRGCPYSCIYCDIPSLGEGRWRSRSPAHLLGELQQLNDQGYRSIYLTDDHFLINRKRIDEICRGIIARKLAFHWGCEGRVDSMGIEQLPIMREAGCDFLAFGVETGSQKVMDRLNKKQTLAEVEHAVREAKRQGIARVHGFFVVGSPDETEADIAASFRFAARLELDTFGFNRLCAYRGTPLWKEYVARGIIDDERDWHKWFKCSDIDPTTLASAEVNRLRAKGYGRLFLQRIFMRPFRTWKLLRAFGRHMKTTDILKLLSSPFRRRTLTRKPELPARMIDAGLEHPVRPPVSATC from the coding sequence ATGAATGTGTTCCTTGTGTACGTCGGCGATGATGACTTCAGCCGGGTACTACCCGAGGAACAGTCGTCAAAATCCGCCGATGGGCGGGTCAAGGTAATGGCGTTTCCACCGTTGGGGATTCAAACCCTGGCACCCGTGTTGCGCCAACGGGGGCACCAGGTGCGAATGTTCGATACCTGCCACCCGCAGATGAAAGCCGACGACATCGCCCAAGCCATCCGCCAGGAACAGCCGAAGGTCATCGCCCTCTCCTTTCTCTCCACCACCACCTACCCGGCAGTCAAGCACATGGCCCGGCGGCTCAAAGCAGAAGCGGCCAACATCCCGATCATCGTCGGCGGCGCGTTCGCCACGTTGAACGCAGACCGCATCCTGGAGGATTGCGCGGACATTGATTGCGTGGGCCGGGGCGAAGGGGAGGAACTGCTGCCCGATTATCTGGAGCACCTCGACGCGCCCGGATCGGTGGCAGGGTTAGTCTGGCGTTCCAACGGCAAAGTCATCACGAACGCTCCGCGCCCGCTCATTCGGGACCTGGACCAGTATCCCTATCCCGACCGGACCAGTCTGCCGATTGATTACATTGAGTCCCTGCCCCTGGATGTGCCAGCGGTGCTCTCGCTGGACAAGTTCTGCACGGTGCAAACGTCGCGCGGTTGCCCGTACTCCTGCATCTACTGCGATATTCCGTCGCTCGGCGAAGGACGCTGGCGAAGCCGTTCCCCAGCGCATTTGCTGGGAGAACTGCAACAGTTGAACGATCAGGGCTACCGCTCGATTTACCTCACCGATGATCATTTCCTGATCAACCGCAAACGCATTGATGAAATTTGCCGCGGCATCATCGCGCGCAAACTGGCGTTCCACTGGGGCTGCGAAGGCCGGGTGGATTCCATGGGCATTGAGCAACTGCCGATCATGCGCGAGGCGGGTTGCGATTTTCTGGCGTTCGGCGTGGAGACCGGATCGCAAAAGGTCATGGACCGGCTCAACAAGAAGCAGACCCTCGCAGAGGTGGAGCACGCCGTCCGGGAAGCCAAGCGGCAGGGCATCGCCCGGGTCCACGGCTTCTTTGTCGTCGGCTCGCCCGATGAAACGGAAGCGGACATCGCGGCCAGCTTCCGCTTCGCCGCGCGGTTGGAATTGGATACGTTTGGTTTCAACCGATTGTGCGCCTATCGCGGGACGCCGCTTTGGAAGGAATACGTGGCGCGCGGCATCATTGATGATGAGCGGGATTGGCATAAATGGTTCAAGTGCTCAGATATTGATCCCACCACCCTGGCGAGCGCGGAGGTGAACCGGCTGCGCGCAAAAGGTTATGGCCGGCTGTTCCTCCAGCGCATTTTCATGCGACCATTCCGCACCTGGAAACTCCTGCGGGCGTTTGGCCGGCACATGAAGACCACTGATATTCTTAAATTACTGTCCAGCCCGTTCCGCCGCCGCACGCTGACCCGCAAACCTGAACTCCCGGCCCGCATGATTGATGCCGGCCTGGAACATCCGGTGCGGCCACCGGTCAGTGCCACCTGCTGA